A genomic segment from Gracilinanus agilis isolate LMUSP501 chromosome 1, AgileGrace, whole genome shotgun sequence encodes:
- the MSC gene encoding musculin — MSTGSVSDPEELPDMELRGLQLAYPAPTSSKRQPRRGGSSSELYPSADNSSAEEEEDEDAEEETCTLAAARGASGSCKRKRTRGAAGGGGGCGSSGSGGGSNCSKKSLLPKGSTAECKQSQRNAANARERARMRVLSKAFSRLKTSLPWVPPDTKLSKLDTLRLASSYIAHLRQLLQEDRYENGYVHPVNLTWPFVVSGRPDGDTKDVSTTNRLCGTTA, encoded by the exons ATGTCCACTGGCTCTGTGAGCGACCCGGAGGAGTTGCCCGACATGGAGCTGCGTGGGCTGCAACTGGCATACCCAGCTCCAACATCCTCCAAGCGGCAGCCTCGCCGGGGAGGCAGCAGCAGTGAGCTCTACCCATCCGCGGACAACTCTTCTGCggaagaagaggaggatgagGACGCCGAGGAGGAAACTTGCACCTTGGCGGCGGCCCGCGGGGCTAGCGGCAGCTGCAAAAGGAAACGGACTCGGGGAGCTGCGGGTGGCGGAGGAGGGTGCGGTAGCAGTGGCAGTGGAGGAGGTAGCAACTGCAGCAAGAAGTCTCTGCTGCCCAAGGGCTCAACAGCGGAGTGCAAGCAATCGCAAAGAAACGCAGCCAACGCCAGAGAGAGGGCCAGGATGCGAGTGCTGAGCAAAGCCTTTTCCAGGCTCAAGACCAGCCTGCCCTGGGTACCCCCTGACACCAAACTCTCCAAACTGGACACACTTAGACTGGCCTCCAGCTACATAGCACATCTCCGGCAGCTGCTGCAGGAAGACAGATACGAGAATGGTTACGTGCATCCCGTGAATCTG ACGTGGCCATTCGTGGTTTCAGGAAGACCAGATGGAGACACCAAAGATGTTTCAACAACCAACAGATTATGTGGAACTACAGCTTAA